Proteins from one Pseudarthrobacter sp. BIM B-2242 genomic window:
- the galE gene encoding UDP-glucose 4-epimerase GalE, which produces MKVLVTGGAGYIGSHTTLCLLEEGHDVVVLDNLMNSNPESLRRVEQLTGRTVDFRKLDLLNAEAVDKLFAECGFEAVIHFAGLKAVGESVEKPLWYYQNNVVGTLNLLHCMEAHGVRQLVFSSSATVYGASEEVPLIEKAPLDATNPYGRTKEQIEDILSDLGAADSSWSIALLRYFNPVGAHESGLIGEDPIGIPNNLLPFVAQVAVGRREKVLVFGNDYPTADGTGVRDYIHVMDLAAGHLAALGYLANKKGVFRWNLGTGKGSSVLEVIEAFEAVVGRPIPFEIAARRPGDAAVSYADPSAALADLSWAARRDLRQMCEDHWRWQDSNPLGYGTS; this is translated from the coding sequence ATGAAGGTATTGGTTACCGGCGGCGCCGGCTACATAGGTTCGCACACGACACTCTGTCTCCTCGAAGAGGGACACGACGTAGTCGTGCTCGATAATTTAATGAATTCGAACCCTGAGTCATTACGGAGAGTCGAGCAGCTGACAGGAAGGACTGTCGACTTCCGAAAACTGGACCTTCTTAATGCTGAGGCCGTCGACAAACTTTTTGCCGAGTGTGGCTTCGAGGCAGTGATCCACTTCGCCGGGCTGAAGGCAGTCGGGGAGTCGGTCGAAAAGCCGCTCTGGTACTACCAGAACAATGTTGTGGGAACGCTCAACTTGTTGCACTGCATGGAAGCTCATGGCGTCCGTCAGTTGGTATTCAGCTCCTCGGCCACCGTGTACGGCGCCTCCGAAGAGGTTCCGCTCATCGAAAAAGCGCCCTTGGATGCCACGAACCCCTATGGCCGCACGAAGGAACAGATCGAGGACATCCTTTCCGACTTGGGGGCCGCTGATTCGAGCTGGAGCATCGCCTTGCTCCGTTACTTCAATCCCGTGGGTGCGCACGAATCCGGCTTGATTGGCGAAGACCCCATTGGCATCCCCAACAACCTCCTACCGTTTGTTGCACAGGTCGCTGTGGGTCGCCGAGAGAAAGTTCTGGTCTTCGGAAACGACTACCCCACGGCCGATGGTACTGGTGTCCGCGATTACATCCATGTCATGGACTTGGCGGCCGGTCACTTGGCCGCACTTGGCTACTTGGCCAACAAAAAAGGCGTCTTCCGATGGAACCTTGGCACGGGTAAAGGGTCGTCGGTTTTGGAAGTCATAGAAGCCTTTGAAGCCGTCGTTGGGAGGCCTATACCCTTCGAAATTGCCGCTCGCCGACCTGGTGATGCTGCGGTTAGCTATGCCGATCCGTCAGCGGCGTTGGCAGATTTGAGTTGGGCGGCTAGACGAGATTTGCGGCAAATGTGCGAAGACCACTGGCGTTGGCAGGATTCAAACCCACTGGGTTACGGGACCAGCTAA
- a CDS encoding GH25 family lysozyme — protein sequence MAEAVGEGGAQMGQRSARVTAAAPSASLNMGTTEAMSTEGTWMPTFGIQGMDVSSHQTSVNWQQQWNMGARFAYVKASEGNYYTSPTYSSQYQGARNVGMIRGAYHFAIPNWSSGADQARYFVQNGGGWTGDGYTLPPVLDFEFNPYEGRTINGFYFGNTCYGMSPAQLTSWVRDFGNAMLSMTGRLPAIYTNTSWWRQCLGDPTGFGDYPLWVAAYPSSPTNNAGPVPSSWGDYSIWQYSSTGPLAGDSNVWNGSYAGLKSFASGHAVNQQSAIGSAWAEAGGGDGRLGYPITNEICGLTGGGCYQAFEGGTIHYSPTSGAFASWGSIRAAWGTAGYEKGKLGYPVTNEICGLTGGGCYQGFQGGTIHYAPGTGAFSTTGPIRATWGTLGYEKGKLGYPVTNEICRLTGGGCYQGFQGGTIHYAPGVGAYATWGGIRATWGTLGYEKGKLGYPVTNEICGLTGGGCYQGFQGGTIHYAPGVGAYATWGGTRATWGTLGYEKGKLGYPVTNEICGLTGGGCYQGFQGGTIHYAPGVGAYATWGGIRATWGTLGYEKGKLGYPVTNEICGLTGGGCYQGFQGGTIHYAPGVGAYATWGGIRATWGTLGYEKGKLGYPVTNEICGLTGGGCYQGFQGGTIHYAPGVGAYATWGGIRATWGTLGYENGRLGYPAENPRCQSTSSECAQNFQHGAVSLTTAGTTVSYR from the coding sequence ATGGCCGAGGCCGTGGGCGAAGGCGGCGCACAGATGGGACAGCGCTCCGCCCGGGTAACGGCTGCGGCCCCGTCGGCCAGCCTGAATATGGGCACCACGGAGGCCATGTCCACCGAAGGAACCTGGATGCCGACATTCGGCATCCAGGGAATGGATGTGAGCAGCCACCAGACCAGCGTGAACTGGCAGCAGCAGTGGAACATGGGGGCCAGGTTCGCCTATGTGAAAGCGAGTGAAGGCAATTACTACACCAGCCCCACCTACAGCTCGCAGTATCAAGGCGCACGTAATGTTGGCATGATCAGAGGGGCGTATCATTTCGCTATCCCGAACTGGTCCTCCGGCGCCGATCAGGCACGCTACTTCGTTCAAAACGGTGGGGGCTGGACGGGCGACGGATACACGTTGCCCCCCGTGTTGGACTTTGAGTTCAACCCCTACGAGGGCCGGACTATCAACGGCTTCTATTTCGGCAATACCTGCTATGGGATGTCGCCGGCGCAACTGACATCCTGGGTCCGGGATTTCGGGAATGCGATGCTTTCCATGACCGGGCGGTTGCCCGCCATTTATACCAATACCTCATGGTGGCGGCAATGTCTCGGGGATCCTACAGGATTCGGGGACTACCCCCTGTGGGTCGCTGCCTACCCAAGCTCGCCGACCAACAATGCCGGACCAGTGCCGTCCAGTTGGGGCGACTACAGTATCTGGCAATACAGCAGCACCGGCCCGCTGGCCGGTGATTCGAATGTTTGGAATGGGAGCTACGCTGGGCTGAAGAGTTTCGCCTCCGGACACGCTGTGAATCAGCAAAGCGCGATTGGGTCTGCATGGGCAGAAGCTGGCGGCGGCGACGGCAGACTCGGTTACCCGATAACCAACGAAATCTGCGGCCTCACCGGAGGCGGCTGCTACCAGGCTTTTGAAGGCGGGACAATCCACTACTCACCCACGTCTGGGGCATTTGCCTCATGGGGTAGTATCCGCGCGGCATGGGGAACCGCCGGCTACGAAAAGGGCAAACTCGGGTACCCGGTCACCAACGAAATCTGCGGCCTCACCGGAGGCGGCTGCTACCAGGGCTTCCAAGGCGGCACCATCCACTACGCCCCCGGCACAGGCGCATTTTCCACGACCGGCCCCATCCGAGCCACCTGGGGCACCCTCGGCTACGAAAAGGGCAAACTCGGGTACCCGGTCACCAACGAAATCTGCCGCCTCACCGGAGGCGGCTGCTACCAGGGCTTCCAAGGCGGCACCATCCACTACGCCCCCGGCGTCGGCGCCTACGCCACCTGGGGCGGCATCCGAGCCACCTGGGGCACCCTCGGCTACGAAAAGGGCAAACTCGGGTACCCGGTCACCAACGAAATCTGCGGCCTCACCGGAGGCGGCTGCTACCAGGGCTTCCAAGGCGGCACCATCCACTACGCCCCCGGCGTCGGCGCCTACGCCACCTGGGGCGGCACCCGAGCCACCTGGGGCACCCTCGGCTACGAAAAGGGCAAACTCGGGTACCCGGTCACCAACGAAATCTGCGGCCTCACCGGAGGCGGCTGCTACCAGGGCTTCCAAGGCGGCACCATCCACTACGCCCCCGGCGTCGGCGCCTACGCCACCTGGGGCGGCATCCGAGCCACCTGGGGCACCCTCGGCTACGAAAAGGGCAAACTCGGGTACCCGGTCACCAACGAAATCTGCGGCCTCACCGGAGGCGGCTGCTACCAGGGCTTCCAAGGCGGCACCATCCACTACGCCCCCGGCGTCGGCGCCTACGCCACCTGGGGCGGCATCCGAGCCACCTGGGGCACCCTCGGCTACGAAAAGGGCAAACTCGGGTACCCGGTCACCAACGAAATCTGCGGCCTCACCGGAGGCGGCTGCTACCAGGGCTTCCAAGGCGGCACCATCCACTACGCCCCCGGCGTCGGCGCCTACGCCACCTGGGGCGGCATCCGAGCCACCTGGGGCACCCTCGGCTACGAAAACGGCAGACTCGGATACCCTGCGGAAAACCCCCGCTGCCAGTCGACCAGTTCCGAATGCGCCCAGAACTTCCAGCACGGCGCAGTTAGCCTGACGACTGCGGGCACAACCGTTTCGTACAGGTGA
- a CDS encoding glycosyltransferase — MTDLPAPLVSAVVPTIRLDTWFDEALHSLLGQEGINLQLIVILDGVGDHDHHPWMDDPRVTILSNEHRLGVGRTLRKAMEHAEGEFVARLDADDVAKPGRLAKQANYLASHPDTVAVSARTELINGQGAVIGELPFASGPDVRPALLLQNVVVQSAVMFRQGDYRAVGGYEPMRQMEDYHLWLRLAQRGKIAILPDVLAQYRVHETQLSLGAKPFGEHIVKVLNERRNLRRSLGTSALAGMTKDLIWAGVQYLRYYVLVPAKRRLRKA; from the coding sequence ATGACTGACTTGCCCGCGCCCCTTGTGTCGGCTGTGGTACCCACTATCCGGTTGGACACATGGTTCGACGAGGCTCTGCACTCACTGCTTGGTCAAGAGGGTATTAACCTTCAACTCATAGTTATTCTTGACGGAGTTGGGGATCATGATCATCACCCGTGGATGGACGACCCCCGAGTCACGATTTTGAGCAACGAGCACCGGCTTGGGGTTGGGCGGACCCTTAGGAAGGCGATGGAACATGCTGAGGGTGAATTCGTCGCAAGACTTGATGCAGACGATGTTGCAAAGCCAGGCCGTCTGGCGAAACAGGCCAACTATCTGGCAAGTCACCCAGATACCGTGGCCGTTTCGGCCCGCACGGAGCTGATAAACGGCCAAGGTGCCGTAATCGGTGAATTACCCTTCGCCTCGGGCCCTGACGTACGCCCAGCCCTTCTGCTTCAAAATGTCGTAGTCCAATCCGCCGTAATGTTCCGTCAGGGTGATTATCGTGCGGTCGGCGGCTACGAACCCATGCGCCAAATGGAGGATTATCACTTGTGGCTGCGCCTCGCGCAAAGGGGAAAGATTGCGATCCTGCCCGACGTCCTCGCGCAGTACCGTGTTCATGAGACGCAACTAAGCCTTGGAGCAAAGCCCTTTGGTGAGCACATCGTCAAAGTATTGAACGAGCGTCGCAACCTGCGTAGGAGCCTGGGCACATCCGCGTTAGCGGGAATGACGAAGGACTTAATCTGGGCCGGAGTTCAATATTTACGCTATTACGTTCTCGTGCCGGCTAAGCGGCGCTTGCGTAAAGCCTGA
- a CDS encoding lipopolysaccharide biosynthesis protein yields the protein MLKNTIWLTLALAFRSLGQAGLLIVFARFGSADLLGEYTLALAITAPVFVFCEFGLRTVYLTHRGSQSFSTYLKVRMATLTLATLLTLAIGTLFSPGMTAILLLVSLLRVADSFGELYSAPLQRHGSLATILIAFGINAAMTIGLGLLVLIITGNLLLVIATLTLVSSATTLFLMKVPTDRLLRSKEVKRETPEWKSEYLPVITAGLPTGISWGLLSLLSSIPQYFLAAYFSQIEVGYFAVILYVVVVVEIFMNAVSQSWIPAAKNLFLEPASFFRKVMRTAGVWTAGFIPVSAVVCAAAYIMLPIVFGERFSIHWPEVIPLYGSLLILPLVFFSAMALNVANNYFVALSTSILAAAISAGVALLTIPGTGVPGALWVCFASLASRAVLSLAALALTTRRRIPV from the coding sequence ATGCTGAAAAATACTATCTGGCTCACTCTAGCCCTAGCTTTTCGCAGTCTCGGACAAGCAGGATTGCTTATTGTATTCGCCCGCTTTGGTTCTGCGGACCTTCTGGGCGAATACACGCTTGCACTGGCGATTACCGCACCGGTCTTTGTCTTTTGTGAATTTGGTCTCCGGACCGTCTACCTCACACACCGGGGAAGCCAATCGTTTAGCACCTACCTCAAGGTGCGGATGGCGACACTAACCCTTGCAACATTACTGACCTTGGCGATCGGCACCCTCTTCTCACCAGGCATGACGGCAATCCTCCTTCTCGTCAGCCTCCTAAGGGTGGCTGACTCCTTTGGCGAACTGTACTCAGCCCCGCTCCAGCGCCACGGCTCGTTAGCCACCATCCTCATCGCATTTGGCATCAATGCTGCCATGACGATTGGCCTTGGCCTATTAGTTCTGATAATTACCGGCAACCTATTGCTGGTAATCGCAACGCTTACTCTCGTCTCAAGTGCCACGACACTCTTCCTCATGAAGGTCCCTACGGATAGGCTTCTCCGATCCAAGGAGGTGAAGCGTGAAACACCTGAATGGAAATCAGAATACCTTCCGGTCATCACGGCGGGTTTGCCGACCGGCATTTCCTGGGGGCTACTTTCGCTGCTGTCCTCAATCCCCCAGTATTTTCTTGCCGCCTACTTCTCCCAAATCGAAGTTGGATATTTCGCGGTCATTCTGTACGTCGTTGTGGTTGTAGAAATCTTCATGAACGCAGTCAGCCAATCATGGATCCCTGCAGCCAAGAATCTCTTTTTAGAACCCGCGTCCTTCTTCCGTAAGGTTATGAGGACTGCAGGAGTTTGGACTGCCGGATTTATCCCAGTTTCGGCAGTAGTTTGCGCGGCAGCGTACATCATGCTCCCCATTGTTTTCGGCGAAAGATTCAGCATCCATTGGCCGGAGGTAATTCCTCTTTACGGGTCCCTGCTGATCCTGCCATTGGTTTTTTTCTCGGCCATGGCCTTGAACGTCGCGAACAATTACTTCGTTGCTCTTTCCACTAGCATACTGGCAGCAGCTATTTCGGCTGGGGTTGCACTTCTGACTATCCCAGGGACGGGGGTTCCGGGCGCGCTCTGGGTCTGCTTTGCGTCCCTCGCCAGTCGCGCAGTGCTGTCCCTGGCAGCACTGGCCCTCACAACTCGCCGGCGTATCCCGGTCTGA
- a CDS encoding DUF2304 domain-containing protein → MLIVVQIALVLAVIIVSLALMRGGSNARHLAIRRMLLIVFAIVAVLSIFFPTMLSSVANFFGVGRGTDLVLYGTIVTVLVFMSTTYQRFRHMEISLTKLARRLAIDEVPRPDSQGVSGGLHLNRDD, encoded by the coding sequence ATGCTGATCGTCGTCCAGATTGCCCTTGTCCTTGCGGTTATCATTGTCTCTTTGGCGTTGATGCGGGGCGGATCCAACGCCCGGCATCTCGCCATTAGGCGAATGCTGCTGATCGTGTTTGCGATAGTTGCGGTTCTCTCGATTTTCTTCCCCACCATGCTCTCTAGCGTCGCAAACTTCTTCGGCGTCGGTCGGGGCACCGATCTGGTTCTGTACGGAACCATTGTTACAGTGTTGGTTTTCATGTCAACGACATACCAAAGATTCCGTCACATGGAGATCTCCCTGACCAAGCTCGCCCGGCGTCTAGCGATTGACGAGGTTCCTCGTCCGGATTCCCAAGGTGTCAGTGGAGGCTTGCACTTGAATCGGGACGACTAA
- a CDS encoding glycosyltransferase family 2 protein encodes MYNEASVVGGVVAELRKEFPNVVCIDDGSSDGSQDAARAAGAVVVQHPINLGQGAALQTGFEFVLQDPELDCIVTFDADGQHRIEDAKAMVERIRSGEAEIVLGSRFLDKRTKLSPAKRLVLRTAAIQSRLSTGMDLTDAHNGLRAISPSVAGRIHLTQNRMAHASELVHQLAKMRPRYVEHPVEIIYTDYSKAKGQSLLNAVNIVFELFFK; translated from the coding sequence ATGTACAACGAAGCTTCCGTCGTAGGCGGTGTAGTGGCGGAGCTCCGGAAGGAGTTCCCCAACGTTGTCTGCATTGACGACGGCAGCTCCGACGGATCGCAGGATGCTGCGAGGGCCGCTGGTGCTGTGGTTGTTCAGCACCCGATAAATCTAGGACAGGGCGCGGCACTTCAAACCGGGTTCGAATTCGTTCTTCAGGACCCAGAGTTGGACTGCATAGTAACGTTTGACGCCGATGGTCAGCATCGTATCGAGGATGCGAAAGCCATGGTCGAACGGATTCGCAGCGGCGAGGCGGAAATCGTACTGGGCTCCCGTTTCTTGGATAAGCGGACTAAGTTGTCCCCTGCCAAGCGTCTAGTGCTCCGGACCGCGGCCATTCAGTCCCGCTTGTCGACGGGCATGGATCTAACCGATGCACATAATGGGCTTCGAGCAATCAGCCCGTCCGTGGCTGGCCGAATTCACCTCACTCAGAACCGCATGGCCCATGCGTCGGAACTTGTGCACCAATTGGCGAAGATGCGCCCCCGGTATGTGGAACACCCCGTTGAGATCATTTATACAGATTATTCCAAGGCCAAGGGCCAATCCCTGCTTAACGCCGTCAACATCGTCTTCGAACTGTTCTTCAAGTAG
- a CDS encoding glycosyltransferase family 4 protein, which translates to MIGTLMPGTSGRRQVHATAASSPKRKLQDTLTATTPPVPESTRHIAFVVNNYLPNVGGVEFHVAALAKHLAALGIRVTVFALDNNTPSEPFANPKVVRLKCSPAVGGVLAWPWPGTTSKIRRELTERHVTAISTHTRFFPMSMIGVRLARRLGIPSLHTEHGSAAVRGVSPLVAMASNMIDKTMGRIVLRGATEVLCISEGSKEFVKELAGVTGQVFHNAIDTGSFYKKPSQETAVSDRPEQRRKLVYVGRIVPGKGWDVALSTAETLASDYPDIQLHLVGDGSDMATLEARAATSILGDRLVIHGRQETDRIADLLRGSVFLNPTTLSEGFQTTLLEAVAAGAAIVSTPIGAARYLLDSGADIRLAPVDDSHAWNAHVRKALNAPVVQPARELVESFDWNQRAVEYLKITESCTQAAHSPK; encoded by the coding sequence ATGATTGGCACACTTATGCCCGGCACATCGGGCCGTCGCCAAGTCCATGCGACGGCGGCGAGCAGCCCCAAGAGAAAGCTGCAAGACACGTTGACTGCCACTACTCCTCCTGTCCCCGAGTCCACACGCCATATTGCCTTCGTCGTAAACAATTACCTTCCCAATGTCGGAGGCGTCGAGTTCCACGTTGCCGCATTGGCGAAGCATCTCGCCGCGTTGGGAATTCGGGTCACCGTCTTCGCCCTCGACAACAACACACCGTCAGAACCGTTTGCCAACCCCAAAGTTGTTCGTCTCAAGTGCTCACCAGCCGTTGGGGGCGTTCTTGCTTGGCCTTGGCCCGGCACTACGAGTAAAATACGGCGCGAGTTGACTGAGAGACATGTCACGGCCATCTCCACACATACGCGGTTCTTTCCGATGTCTATGATTGGTGTTCGCCTTGCAAGACGTCTTGGCATTCCCTCCCTCCACACCGAACACGGTTCAGCTGCCGTAAGAGGGGTTTCGCCGCTCGTGGCGATGGCCAGCAATATGATCGACAAGACAATGGGCAGGATCGTCCTCCGCGGGGCCACGGAAGTTCTTTGTATTTCCGAAGGGTCAAAAGAGTTTGTTAAGGAACTCGCAGGCGTGACAGGTCAGGTATTCCATAATGCCATCGACACAGGCTCCTTCTATAAAAAGCCAAGCCAGGAAACTGCTGTCTCCGACAGACCGGAGCAGCGCAGGAAGCTGGTTTATGTCGGACGGATCGTGCCAGGCAAAGGATGGGACGTCGCTCTGTCAACGGCCGAGACTCTCGCCTCCGACTACCCAGACATTCAACTGCATCTCGTCGGGGATGGCTCGGACATGGCCACACTGGAAGCGAGGGCCGCAACCTCAATTCTTGGCGACAGGCTTGTCATCCACGGTCGGCAAGAGACGGATCGGATTGCTGACCTGCTCCGCGGCAGCGTATTCCTAAATCCCACAACCCTTTCTGAGGGCTTCCAGACGACTTTGCTCGAGGCTGTCGCTGCCGGGGCCGCAATCGTCAGCACTCCGATCGGCGCGGCGCGCTATCTGCTGGATTCGGGAGCGGATATCCGCCTTGCTCCGGTCGACGATTCCCATGCATGGAACGCGCACGTCAGGAAGGCGCTGAACGCGCCCGTAGTGCAGCCCGCCCGCGAACTTGTGGAGTCTTTCGATTGGAATCAGCGTGCCGTCGAGTACCTGAAGATCACAGAGAGCTGCACGCAGGCAGCCCACAGCCCTAAGTGA
- a CDS encoding DUF6541 family protein, with translation MTWWNVLPEMAAALALVFAPGLILAYCIGVRGLGLVGLAPLLTVAIFGVAGIAAGFTGIPWNLLPVTLTTLGASVVAWTLSRFLWKTSAAPVEKVSFHVVAGAALGTAFGAFFVGRRMLQVIGSPENFAQRFDNVFHLNAIQYINQTGNASSLTLGNMVGAEGGSALYPSAWHSIAALIAQVSGSSVVISENVLNIVIAAIIWPTALMFLVRTIVGWRPIALALAGAFSAGYAAFPISIMDFGPLYPNILAYAILPAATAVLVQLCNLGATHGTNRSTLWMILVVAIPGLALSQTNGLLALVAFALPMGLAAAWTQWLRVRSAGAHGLAFYKLAAGTGVGLLAFVVFWKLLRPLAEYDGWAPFTTQAGAVGEAVVNGAIGRPPAWVVSILALIGIHRVLRNYAKPWIFFCWLVPVVLYVTTASTPKGFWRSLLTGGWYQDSYRLAALLPIFSVVLAVIGSLFLWDAIRPRLKPGANRLAESIRAKYPTAVLGACAGLFVLALAAASQYGTMGLITKEASAAYIMDSTAPIVDSDELAVINRLSRTVPAGDVIAVNPWNGGALAYALSGKNVTNYHMFTADDPDRKKIEKEIGLAHPDSDVCEIVKERRVKYILDFGKKYLANSAAANDYPGLVDVKDSASVELVDVQGDARLLRVVSCG, from the coding sequence ATGACCTGGTGGAACGTCCTGCCCGAAATGGCGGCGGCTCTTGCTCTCGTCTTTGCGCCGGGCTTGATCCTTGCATATTGCATTGGTGTTAGAGGGCTGGGGCTGGTTGGGCTTGCGCCCCTGCTGACGGTTGCCATCTTTGGAGTAGCTGGCATCGCCGCAGGATTCACGGGAATCCCCTGGAACCTTCTGCCGGTTACCTTGACCACCCTCGGAGCGTCCGTCGTGGCCTGGACCCTGTCCAGGTTTCTCTGGAAAACCTCTGCTGCTCCGGTAGAGAAGGTCTCGTTCCACGTCGTGGCTGGGGCAGCACTTGGCACGGCGTTCGGCGCATTTTTCGTCGGTCGCCGAATGCTCCAGGTCATAGGTAGCCCGGAAAACTTTGCGCAACGATTCGACAATGTCTTCCACCTCAACGCTATCCAGTACATCAACCAGACGGGCAATGCGTCTTCGCTTACCCTCGGAAACATGGTGGGTGCCGAGGGTGGTAGCGCCCTGTACCCATCGGCATGGCACAGTATCGCGGCCCTGATTGCACAGGTCTCCGGGTCAAGCGTCGTCATCTCTGAAAACGTTCTTAACATTGTCATCGCCGCAATCATCTGGCCCACTGCGTTGATGTTCCTCGTGCGGACGATTGTTGGCTGGCGACCAATCGCGCTCGCTTTGGCCGGGGCGTTTAGCGCGGGTTATGCGGCGTTTCCAATTTCCATCATGGATTTTGGCCCCCTCTACCCCAATATCCTTGCGTATGCCATCCTGCCTGCCGCCACTGCGGTCCTGGTTCAACTCTGCAATTTGGGGGCCACCCATGGCACCAACAGATCAACCCTGTGGATGATTCTCGTCGTGGCCATTCCTGGTCTAGCTTTATCTCAGACCAATGGACTGCTCGCACTGGTAGCGTTTGCTCTTCCAATGGGACTGGCGGCTGCGTGGACGCAATGGCTAAGAGTCCGGAGTGCTGGCGCCCACGGCTTAGCGTTCTACAAGCTTGCGGCTGGAACCGGGGTTGGCCTCCTGGCCTTCGTCGTATTCTGGAAACTCCTGCGACCCCTAGCTGAGTACGACGGGTGGGCCCCCTTCACGACTCAGGCAGGCGCCGTTGGCGAGGCTGTCGTTAACGGTGCAATAGGCCGGCCCCCTGCCTGGGTCGTATCGATCCTCGCGCTAATCGGAATCCACCGAGTACTGCGCAACTACGCTAAGCCATGGATCTTTTTCTGCTGGCTTGTGCCAGTGGTCCTTTACGTCACCACGGCATCAACGCCTAAAGGCTTCTGGCGGAGCCTTCTCACGGGCGGCTGGTATCAGGACAGCTACCGACTGGCGGCGCTTCTTCCCATATTCTCAGTAGTCCTAGCGGTTATTGGCAGCCTGTTCCTCTGGGATGCAATAAGGCCTCGTCTGAAGCCCGGAGCAAACCGCCTAGCGGAATCAATACGCGCCAAGTACCCGACGGCCGTTCTAGGCGCGTGCGCGGGGCTCTTTGTCTTGGCATTGGCCGCTGCTTCACAATATGGAACCATGGGGCTAATTACCAAGGAAGCCAGCGCCGCCTACATCATGGATTCAACAGCACCGATCGTCGATTCCGACGAGCTCGCAGTAATCAATCGCCTATCACGGACAGTACCGGCGGGTGACGTCATCGCGGTCAATCCCTGGAACGGAGGGGCACTAGCATATGCACTGTCCGGAAAGAACGTCACAAATTACCACATGTTTACTGCCGATGATCCCGATCGAAAGAAGATCGAGAAAGAGATTGGCCTGGCTCATCCAGACTCCGATGTTTGTGAAATTGTAAAAGAGCGCCGCGTCAAATACATTTTGGACTTCGGAAAGAAGTACTTGGCCAATTCTGCGGCCGCAAATGACTATCCCGGCCTCGTAGACGTGAAAGATTCGGCGTCCGTTGAACTCGTCGACGTCCAAGGCGATGCACGATTGCTACGCGTCGTTTCTTGCGGCTAG